A single Musa acuminata AAA Group cultivar baxijiao chromosome BXJ2-1, Cavendish_Baxijiao_AAA, whole genome shotgun sequence DNA region contains:
- the LOC135598003 gene encoding F-box protein At5g39250-like — protein MTRDWLHGEVLKAVFPLLDGKDLASCMLVCHQWRDIARDEYLWKCICAKRWPSICKRPPPAISYYKLFVTFSRSQFNQSLPPARLSFDDLEFYIDVWLEQTLVFSEAVSGAVLTTGIKNPLVDGADYKMIMQVEPRFALSLGQRISVSVLLARKDTNEMACIINQSVFEHVDANAFQALAYDYLRFSAGHPFISGVRACVSLLFMANSYNNVVDVFGIKIDFCDAANSENEVLWLLDMLDWK, from the coding sequence ATGACCAGAGATTGGTTACATGGTGAAGTTTTGAAGGCTGTCTTCCCTTTACTTGATGGCAAGGACCTAGCTTCATGCATGCTGGTATGCCATCAATGGAGAGATATTGCTAGGGATGAATACCTTTGGAAATGCATCTGTGCCAAGAGATGGCCTTCTATATGCAAAAGACCACCTCCAGCCATAAGCTATTACAAGCTTTTTGTAACCTTTTCCAGGTCCCAATTCAATCAGTCTCTTCCCCCCGCAAGACTATCCTTTGATGATTTGGAATTTTACATCGATGTCTGGTTGGAACAAACATTGGTATTCTCTGAAGCAGTCTCGGGTGCTGTGCTGACGACAGGGATAAAGAACCCACTTGTCGATGGTGctgattacaaaatgataatgcaAGTGGAACCAAGGTTCGCTCTCTCTTTGGGGCAGAGAATCAGCGTGTCTGTTCTCCTGGCCCGCAAAGACACAAACGAGATGGCATGCATCATAAACCAATCAGTCTTTGAGCATGTGGATGCTAATGCTTTTCAAGCACTTGCCTACGACTATCTAAGATTTTCAGCTGGACATCCATTCATATCTGGGGTCAGGGCTTGTGTGTCCTTGCTATTTATGGCGAATAGCTACAACAATGTTGTAGATGTTTTTGGCATCAAGATAGATTTTTGTGATGCTGCAAACTCTGAGAATGAAGTCTTGTGGCTTCTAGACATGCTAGACTGGAAATAA
- the LOC135583432 gene encoding pentatricopeptide repeat-containing protein At1g26460, mitochondrial-like, with product MAAILLRSRFLLPKPLTPAPFIRSISAFPFLSQEPQLEEPPSSPTASASPLPPSPSTGSPFYQENWRSPNPAPGVGPLVGGQSLVPMGPSATARMMAFSQTLDVSSLMNVFADWMTSQRWSDVKQLFEFWIRSLDASGKPNKPDVHLFNHYLRANLMMGATAGELLDLVAQMQEYQIAPNTASYNLVLKAMFQARESEAAEKLVDRMLQTGTTPDDESYNLVIGLLILMNQIDSALKYMDLTIKSGYMISSSVFMDCVRSCVNAGKLDTLASIIEKCKTTDQNKALCPSWNLCNYIADVALQADHSKLAYFSLEFLARWIARGEIARPPVLLSAEEGLVVSALGAAGRTYNSTLLDAAWSILRRSLRQKRAPSPETYLAKIYAHSSLGQLQRAFASLNEFETVYGNSEEVDQELFSPFTSLYPLVVACCTNGFSTLDSVYIQLENLSRADPPYKSVAALNCVILGCANIWDLDRAYETFEAISEKIGMTPDVHSYNALMSAFGKLKKTAEASKVFEHLLSLGVKPNATTYLLLVDTHLVNRDQKAALSVIDAMVEAGFTPSKETLKRVRRRCSRELDFDSDERLQSLAQRFKYRMGNESRREMLYNLEYSTNY from the exons ATGGCGGCCATCCTCCTccgctcccgattcctcctccccaAGCCCCTCACCCCCGCCCCGTTTATCCGCTCCATCTCGGCCTTCCCTTTCCTCTCCCAGGAGCCGCAACTCGAGGAACCGCCTTCGTCGCCCACGGCATCCGCCTCCCCGCTGCCCCCCAGCCCCTCCACCGGGAGCCCCTTCTACCAGGAGAACTGGCGGAGCCCCAACCCCGCCCCCGGCGTCGGGCCCCTTGTCGGCGGCCAGTCGCTCGTCCCAATGGGGCCCTCCGCCACCGCCCGGATGATGGCCTTCTCCCAGACCTTGGACGTCTCCAGCCTCATGAATGTCTTCGCTGATTGGATGACGTCGCAACGCTGGTCCGATGTCAAGCAGCTGTTCGAGTTCTGGATCCGCTCGCTGGACGCCTCCGGGAAGCCCAACAAGCCCGACGTCCACCTCTTCAATCACTATCTTAGGGCTAATCTGATGATGGGTGCGACGGCGGGAGAGCTCTTGGATCTGGTGGCCCAGATGCAGGAGTACCAGATCGCACCCAACACCGCGTCATATAACTTGGTGCTCAAGGCTATGTTTCAGGCGCGGGAGAGTGAGGCAGCGGAGAAGTTGGTCGATCG GATGCTGCAGACAGGCACCACACCAGATGATGAATCATACAATTTGGTTATCGGCCTTCTAATTCTTATGAACCAGATAGATTCCGCATTGAAATATATGGATTTGACGATAAAATCAGGTTACATGATATCATCAAGTGTCTTTATGGATTGTGTACGGAGCTGTGTAAATGCTGGAAAGCTGGACACTCTAGCATCCATCATAGAGAAATGCAAG ACAACAGACCAAAACAAAGCCTTATGCCCAAGCTGGAATTTGTGTAACTATATTGCAGATGTTGCTTTGCAAGCAGATCATAGCAAATTGGCATATTTCTCCTTGGAGTTTTTGGCTCGATGGATTGCTCGTGGTGAGATTGCTAGGCCACCAGTTCTGCTTTCAGCCGAGGAAGGTTTAGTTGTCTCAGCACTTGGTGCTGCCGGTAGAACATACAACTCTACTCTTCTAGATGCTGCATGGTCAATCTTGCGACGTTCACTGCgtcagaaaagggccccaagtccAGAGACTTACCTTGCAAAGATATATGCACACTCATCGTTGGGACAGTTACAACGTGCTTTTGCTAGCCTCAATGAATTTGAAACTGTGTATGGGAATTCTGAAGAAGTTGATCAGGAGCTGTTCTCACCTTTTACATCTTTATATCCACTGGTTGTTGCTTGCTGCACGAATGGATTCTCAACTTTGGATTCG GTGTATATTCAATTGGAGAATTTAAGCCGTGCCGATCCCCCTTACAAGTCTGTTGCTGCTCTCAACTGTGTGATCTTAGGTTGTGCAAACATATGGGATCTTGATCGAGCATATGAGACTTTTGAGGCCATCAGTGAAAAGATTGGAATGACACCTGATGTACATTCTTATAATGCTTTAATGTCTGCATTCGGAAAGCTCAAAAAG ACCGctgaagctagcaaagtgtttgagcaTTTACTGAGCTTGGGTGTGAAACCAAATGCAACGACATATTTGTTGCTTGTTGATACTCATCTTGTCAATCGGGATCAAAAAGCTGCTCTCTCAGTAATTGATGCGATG GTCGAGGCAGGCTTCACACCATCAAAGGAAACACTAAAAAGGGTTCGAAGACGCTGCTCACGGGAATTAGATTTtgatagtgatgaaaggctacagTCTCTTGCTCAAAGGTTCAAGTATAGAATGGGTAATGAATCACGTAGAGAGATGCTCTATAATCTCGAGTACAGCACCAACTATTAG